A stretch of the Marivirga tractuosa DSM 4126 genome encodes the following:
- a CDS encoding thioredoxin family protein — protein MKRILPLLFTLILVLSSSGNAQVSWLTSEKLAKAIAAEKDQLILMDFWATWCGPCKKMDSDMWDTEEFKVLSENFVAFKIDIDLERGLAATYNIRSIPHVVLATASGDIIWERTGYSHSSPYKKVLENLPKSLNGLNLKLLELGEEYEDDEYFSIAEEYFKLALGSIDDLKNGFLTQSDKYLKEITKNSENEEKIALAEMKMLLNDAYQGRYKRAIRKVDKMEAGKNKELADMKQFIKAYCFKCEGNVDSFEKAKAKIKSAEYLSHLEKN, from the coding sequence ATGAAAAGAATTTTACCCTTATTATTTACGCTGATTTTAGTTTTAAGTTCCTCTGGGAACGCTCAAGTTAGTTGGCTAACATCTGAAAAGTTGGCCAAGGCCATCGCTGCCGAAAAAGATCAATTAATTTTAATGGATTTCTGGGCTACTTGGTGTGGACCATGCAAGAAAATGGACAGTGATATGTGGGATACTGAAGAATTTAAAGTATTATCTGAAAATTTTGTAGCTTTCAAAATAGACATTGATCTAGAAAGAGGACTAGCGGCTACTTATAACATCAGATCAATTCCACATGTTGTACTAGCAACCGCTTCTGGAGATATAATATGGGAACGCACTGGATATAGTCATTCTTCTCCTTATAAAAAGGTTTTAGAAAACTTGCCGAAAAGTTTAAATGGGCTAAATCTAAAACTATTGGAATTAGGTGAAGAATATGAAGATGATGAATACTTTTCGATTGCAGAAGAATATTTCAAATTGGCTTTAGGAAGTATTGATGATTTGAAAAACGGATTTTTGACACAAAGTGATAAGTATTTAAAGGAAATAACAAAGAACAGCGAGAATGAAGAAAAAATAGCTTTGGCTGAAATGAAAATGTTACTTAATGACGCTTATCAAGGCAGATATAAAAGGGCAATCAGAAAAGTTGATAAGATGGAGGCAGGTAAGAATAAAGAATTAGCTGATATGAAGCAGTTCATAAAAGCCTATTGCTTTAAATGTGAAGGAAATGTTGATTCTTTCGAAAAAGCTAAAGCAAAAATAAAATCAGCAGAATATTTATCGCATTTAGAAAAAAATTAA
- a CDS encoding bile acid:sodium symporter family protein: MQQSFVDFIMPFAISFIMFGIGLELKFKDFYRVFIQPKAVFTGVLSQMVLMPIIALALIYFWPIDPIYKVGLMLLAACPGGTASNLVTKLLGGRVALSISMTAFNSFIILFTIPAILQLSFSLFIGKEQTIDLSFWQTTAQVFYTVIIPVSIGILVNEFTSDSFTTPLKKPMKYVLPIILIVALLAVVFLDEDNREVNYLDHLNLFIPLIIFNIITMLSGYRVGKLLGLKHESNYTIAIEMGLQNSVLALFIANQVVGDSAISTMAILYSSFSFITTFGLAFLIQRQLIPGFRV; encoded by the coding sequence ATGCAACAATCCTTTGTAGACTTTATCATGCCATTTGCCATTTCGTTTATTATGTTCGGTATTGGCTTGGAACTAAAGTTTAAAGATTTTTATAGGGTTTTCATTCAGCCAAAGGCAGTTTTTACAGGTGTTTTAAGTCAAATGGTCTTGATGCCAATCATAGCACTTGCACTCATATATTTTTGGCCAATTGATCCTATTTATAAAGTGGGATTGATGTTATTGGCGGCTTGCCCAGGGGGAACGGCTTCCAATTTGGTGACCAAACTATTGGGTGGGAGAGTGGCTCTATCCATTTCAATGACTGCATTTAATAGTTTTATTATCCTTTTTACAATTCCAGCCATTCTACAATTAAGCTTTAGTCTATTTATAGGTAAAGAGCAAACCATTGATTTGAGTTTTTGGCAAACCACTGCTCAAGTCTTCTATACCGTAATTATACCCGTATCCATTGGGATTTTAGTAAATGAATTTACTTCTGATAGCTTTACCACCCCGCTTAAAAAGCCTATGAAATATGTTTTACCTATTATTTTAATTGTTGCGCTTTTAGCTGTTGTTTTCTTGGATGAAGATAATAGGGAAGTGAATTATTTAGATCATCTGAATTTATTCATCCCCTTGATTATTTTCAATATCATTACCATGCTTTCCGGATATAGAGTCGGGAAGCTGTTAGGGTTGAAACATGAATCTAACTATACCATTGCCATTGAAATGGGCTTACAGAATAGTGTGTTGGCACTCTTTATTGCTAATCAAGTAGTCGGAGATTCTGCAATAAGCACCATGGCAATTTTGTATAGCAGTTTTTCATTCATCACAACTTTTGGTCTTGCATTCTTAATTCAAAGGCAACTAATTCCCGGTTTTAGAGTTTGA
- a CDS encoding sodium-dependent transporter yields the protein MASRGGFSNRLGFIAAAAGSAVGLGNIWKFPYEVGENGGAAFLVIYLACAFLICLPIMLAETAIGRNTRLNPFGAFNKIGNRRWGLVGLLGVLSGIMILSFYNVVAGWAFGYFIQIGFGGLLSEGVHYGDYFGGFVSNITDNLFYSIGFMVITALIVAGGVQKGIERWTKILMPLLVIMIVGLISYGLTLDGAMDGLSFYLVPDFSEITANTFYTALAQAFFSLSLGMGALITYGSYVGKDDSIVGAAALITIADISIAFLAGLMIFPLVFSQPTIEANAGPGLVFFALPGIFETMGSIGPFIGASFFLLLCFAALTSTVSLLEVPVAFVTDQFKTNRKKTVYFVATFIFFVGLPTMLSQGASDFFTNFTYYGGESKDFFTLIENVFSDLALPLGGFLIAIFAGWSWKNKGFQKELYFGNAALEGTFLEKMILFMVRFVSPFVVGAIFIISVLQIFFNISLF from the coding sequence ATGGCATCAAGAGGAGGTTTTTCTAACCGTTTAGGTTTTATAGCAGCAGCAGCAGGTTCTGCAGTAGGTTTAGGTAACATTTGGAAGTTCCCTTACGAAGTAGGAGAAAATGGGGGGGCTGCATTTTTAGTTATTTATTTGGCTTGTGCATTTTTAATATGTTTACCCATTATGTTGGCTGAAACAGCTATTGGTCGAAATACAAGACTAAATCCATTCGGAGCTTTTAATAAAATAGGAAACCGAAGGTGGGGATTAGTTGGTTTATTGGGTGTTTTGTCTGGCATTATGATCCTTAGTTTCTACAATGTAGTGGCAGGTTGGGCTTTCGGATATTTTATCCAAATCGGTTTTGGAGGACTTCTAAGTGAAGGTGTTCACTACGGTGATTACTTTGGCGGCTTTGTTTCTAATATAACCGACAATCTATTCTATTCGATAGGTTTCATGGTAATCACTGCTCTAATAGTAGCAGGTGGAGTCCAAAAAGGAATTGAAAGATGGACTAAGATATTAATGCCTTTATTGGTGATTATGATTGTAGGCTTGATATCTTATGGATTAACATTGGATGGAGCCATGGATGGATTGTCCTTTTATTTAGTTCCTGATTTCAGTGAAATTACAGCTAATACCTTCTATACTGCACTTGCTCAGGCTTTCTTCTCTTTATCTTTGGGTATGGGAGCGCTAATCACATATGGCTCATACGTTGGAAAAGATGACAGTATAGTAGGAGCTGCAGCTTTAATTACCATTGCAGATATCTCGATCGCTTTCTTAGCAGGCTTAATGATTTTTCCTTTAGTGTTCAGTCAGCCTACTATTGAAGCAAATGCTGGCCCTGGATTGGTTTTCTTTGCCTTACCGGGAATATTTGAAACAATGGGTAGTATTGGTCCTTTTATAGGAGCATCTTTCTTTTTGTTATTGTGTTTTGCGGCCTTAACATCTACAGTTTCTTTATTGGAAGTTCCGGTTGCTTTCGTAACGGATCAATTCAAAACCAACCGGAAGAAAACAGTTTATTTTGTTGCGACCTTTATCTTCTTCGTTGGCTTACCAACAATGCTCTCACAAGGGGCTTCTGATTTCTTTACCAATTTCACTTATTACGGAGGGGAGAGCAAAGATTTCTTTACATTGATTGAAAATGTGTTCTCAGATTTGGCATTGCCATTAGGCGGATTTTTGATAGCAATTTTTGCTGGGTGGTCTTGGAAAAATAAAGGCTTCCAAAAAGAGCTTTACTTTGGAAATGCTGCACTAGAAGGTACTTTCTTAGAGAAGATGATTTTATTTATGGTAAGATTTGTGTCACCTTTTGTAGTAGGAGCAATTTTCATTATTAGTGTCTTGCAAATCTTCTTTAATATCTCTTTGTTTTAA
- a CDS encoding DUF1573 domain-containing protein: MKNIHLLKSSIAIVFLFFIHISVYAQNNTAKITFLEEKYDFGTIEESNGQVTHSFKFVNTGTDSIRLTSVRASCGCTTPYWLKSALSPGDTGKIEVAFNPLNRPGKFAKTVTVRTSGEPETKLLRISGYVDPKPKTIKDEFSTEMGGIRLKSKFINFGNISTEKPVSQKVEVYNQSEDTIIVLDRFVSGDFIKVTKLPAVIPPNKSTSIEVNYLPKIKNDLGFMNDPLTLFTDEVENSNKALNIIATINEYFPPMTEKELANAPHIEFESLEYDFGHINEGEQLSHSFIFSNTGKDTLNIRKTNTTCGCTVSELEKMDYLPNEQGEIKITFDSKGRRGTQIKRITLFTNDPTAPTQDLIIKAYVRD; encoded by the coding sequence ATGAAGAATATTCATTTGCTAAAAAGTTCAATTGCTATTGTTTTTCTATTTTTTATCCACATTTCGGTATATGCACAAAATAATACCGCTAAAATCACATTCTTAGAAGAAAAGTACGACTTTGGAACAATAGAAGAGAGCAATGGTCAAGTAACACATTCATTCAAATTTGTAAATACAGGTACGGATTCTATTAGATTAACATCCGTTAGGGCATCTTGTGGATGTACTACTCCATACTGGTTGAAATCTGCTTTATCTCCAGGAGATACAGGAAAAATCGAAGTAGCCTTCAATCCCTTAAACCGGCCAGGGAAATTTGCCAAAACGGTTACAGTCAGGACGTCAGGGGAGCCAGAAACCAAATTACTAAGAATATCAGGCTATGTGGATCCCAAACCAAAGACGATTAAAGATGAATTCTCCACTGAAATGGGTGGAATTAGACTTAAAAGCAAGTTTATCAACTTTGGAAACATATCTACAGAGAAGCCTGTTTCTCAGAAGGTAGAAGTTTATAACCAGTCGGAAGATACCATCATTGTTTTAGATCGTTTTGTTTCTGGAGATTTTATAAAAGTCACAAAACTGCCCGCTGTAATACCACCAAATAAATCAACTTCAATTGAAGTTAATTATCTACCTAAAATCAAGAACGATTTAGGTTTCATGAATGATCCATTAACCTTATTTACAGATGAGGTGGAAAACAGTAATAAGGCATTGAATATTATTGCAACAATTAATGAGTACTTCCCACCTATGACCGAAAAAGAATTGGCCAATGCTCCCCATATTGAATTCGAATCATTGGAATATGATTTTGGACATATTAACGAAGGAGAACAATTAAGCCACAGTTTTATTTTTAGTAATACAGGCAAAGACACTTTAAACATAAGAAAAACAAATACGACTTGTGGATGCACTGTATCTGAATTAGAAAAAATGGATTATCTTCCAAACGAACAAGGTGAAATCAAAATCACATTCGATTCAAAGGGAAGAAGAGGCACCCAAATTAAAAGAATTACTTTATTTACTAATGATCCCACAGCTCCTACGCAGGATTTGATTATAAAGGCTTATGTGAGAGATTAA
- a CDS encoding Tex family protein, whose product MDHIIKIAGELNVRPQQVKSVVELLDGGATVPFISRYRKEMTGSLDEVAVADVRDRVQQLRDLDKRREAILKSIKEQEKLTPELEKEINAAETMAKLEDIYLPYKPKRRTKATIAREKGLEPLAKLIFEQANIDLELEAGKYIDEEKAVADIESALHGARDIIAEWANENAELREDIRELFLENGKFRSKVLSGKETEGQKYKDYFEWEENVKTAPSHRILAMRRGEKEMILMLDISPEEEDALFIMEKHFVKADNEAAQQVKIALSDAYKRLLKPSMETEIRIFTKKKADEEAIKVFSDNLRQLLLAAPMGQKNVMAVDPGFRTGCKLVCLDRQGKLLFNEAIYPHEPQRQTAKAAALILQLVEKYNVEAIAIGNGTAGRETEKFINSIGLPSSVTAVMVNESGASVYSASEVAREEFKDYDLTVRGAVSIGRRLMDPLAELVKIDAKSIGVGQYQHDVDQNLLKAGLDDTVVSCVNNVGVELNTASKQLLTYVSGLGPSIAENIVKYRNENGAFKSKEELKKVPRLGDKAFEQAAGFLRISDATNPLDSSAVHPERYDLVNKMAKDVQASITDLMSSKELREKLDMKQYVTETVGLPTLQDIMQELAKPGRDPREQFEAFSFTEGINGIKDLKVGMKLPGIITNITNFGAFVDVGVHQDGLVHVSHIADKFVSNPAEVVNVAQKVEVTVLEVDEGRKRISFSMKKDPFKQQSKEEKPKGKFKRKAEEKAPEGDLQAKLAALKGKFG is encoded by the coding sequence ATGGATCACATAATTAAAATTGCAGGGGAATTAAATGTGCGTCCCCAACAAGTAAAATCAGTAGTAGAATTATTGGATGGCGGTGCTACGGTGCCTTTTATTTCCCGCTACAGAAAAGAAATGACTGGTAGTTTGGATGAAGTAGCTGTTGCTGATGTCCGTGACCGTGTGCAACAATTACGCGATTTGGACAAAAGGAGGGAAGCTATCTTGAAATCTATAAAAGAACAGGAAAAACTAACTCCTGAGCTGGAAAAGGAAATTAATGCAGCGGAGACTATGGCTAAGCTGGAGGATATTTATCTTCCCTATAAGCCTAAGAGAAGAACCAAAGCGACCATTGCAAGAGAAAAGGGTTTGGAACCTTTAGCTAAGCTTATTTTCGAACAAGCAAATATTGACTTAGAGCTTGAAGCTGGAAAGTATATTGATGAGGAAAAAGCAGTGGCTGATATTGAATCTGCATTGCACGGAGCAAGGGATATCATTGCAGAATGGGCAAATGAAAATGCAGAGCTAAGAGAAGACATCAGAGAATTATTCTTGGAAAATGGAAAATTTCGATCAAAAGTTTTAAGTGGGAAAGAGACTGAAGGGCAGAAATATAAAGATTATTTCGAATGGGAAGAAAATGTTAAAACTGCTCCTTCTCATAGGATTTTAGCCATGCGAAGAGGAGAGAAGGAAATGATCCTGATGTTGGACATCAGTCCGGAAGAGGAAGATGCTCTTTTCATAATGGAGAAACATTTTGTGAAAGCGGATAATGAAGCAGCTCAGCAAGTGAAAATCGCATTATCAGATGCTTACAAAAGGTTATTGAAACCAAGCATGGAAACTGAAATTCGTATTTTCACTAAGAAAAAAGCGGATGAAGAAGCAATCAAAGTTTTCTCTGATAACTTAAGACAATTGCTTTTAGCTGCTCCAATGGGTCAGAAAAATGTAATGGCCGTAGACCCTGGTTTTAGGACAGGATGTAAGCTAGTTTGTCTGGACAGACAAGGTAAATTATTATTTAATGAAGCCATTTATCCACATGAGCCGCAAAGACAAACCGCCAAGGCAGCAGCTTTGATATTGCAATTAGTAGAGAAATACAATGTAGAAGCAATTGCCATAGGAAACGGTACTGCAGGTAGAGAAACTGAAAAATTTATTAATTCCATAGGTTTACCCAGTTCAGTGACCGCTGTAATGGTAAACGAAAGTGGGGCTTCCGTTTATTCGGCATCTGAAGTAGCTAGAGAGGAATTTAAAGATTACGATCTGACAGTTCGTGGAGCAGTATCTATTGGCAGAAGATTAATGGATCCTTTGGCTGAATTGGTTAAAATTGATGCGAAATCTATAGGAGTAGGACAGTACCAACATGATGTTGATCAGAATTTATTAAAAGCGGGCTTGGATGATACAGTTGTTAGTTGTGTGAATAATGTGGGTGTTGAATTGAATACAGCGAGTAAGCAATTATTAACTTATGTTTCTGGTTTAGGACCTTCCATAGCAGAAAATATAGTGAAATATAGAAATGAAAATGGTGCTTTCAAGAGCAAAGAAGAATTGAAGAAAGTGCCACGTTTAGGAGATAAAGCCTTCGAGCAGGCTGCTGGTTTCTTGCGCATTAGTGACGCTACAAATCCATTAGATAGCAGTGCTGTTCACCCAGAGCGTTATGATTTAGTTAATAAAATGGCTAAGGACGTCCAGGCTTCCATAACTGATTTGATGAGTAGCAAAGAATTGCGTGAGAAGTTGGATATGAAGCAATATGTAACAGAAACTGTAGGTCTTCCAACTCTGCAGGATATTATGCAGGAATTAGCTAAACCAGGTCGCGATCCACGTGAACAATTTGAAGCTTTTTCTTTCACTGAAGGCATTAATGGAATCAAGGATTTAAAAGTAGGGATGAAATTGCCTGGTATTATTACTAATATTACCAATTTTGGTGCATTTGTGGATGTAGGTGTTCATCAGGATGGATTGGTTCATGTAAGCCATATTGCAGATAAATTTGTAAGCAATCCAGCTGAAGTGGTCAATGTGGCGCAAAAAGTAGAAGTAACCGTTTTGGAAGTGGATGAGGGCAGAAAGAGAATTTCCTTCTCTATGAAGAAAGATCCTTTCAAGCAACAATCTAAAGAGGAGAAACCAAAAGGTAAATTTAAAAGGAAAGCTGAAGAAAAAGCTCCAGAAGGTGATTTGCAAGCTAAATTAGCAGCATTGAAAGGTAAATTTGGTTGA
- a CDS encoding amidohydrolase family protein — protein MKTHSIFYFVLMISMISFISCTTEEQKSKETNLPAKEAYSVLIGGTEVGYLKVSRHADSLFTDYDYKDNGRGPSIKDTIILNEKGFPVNWTISGNTTFGNTIDEHFQFKGKKATWTDATGSSEASVSADALYIAEGGSPYMAFLGARVLLNAKDSTIKALPAGELKITAMESFKAKADSIEVSLTSYAISGSDLNPTYIILDDQQLFFALISPRFILIREGFEQEEKRMRGLAEKYGAERFQSLQAQFAHNYDGQVRIKNVRIFNPKTLSLSEPSSVVILDDKILSIEAADAEPQENETVIEGNGGTLVPGLYDMHSHMGENAALLNVLAGVTSVRDMGNNNEVLDELIKKIESGVLAGPRITRLGFIEGKSPFNSNNGILVTSEEEALAAVQTYADKGFYGIKLYNSMNGDWAPNIIKKAHELDLFVTGHVPAFSNANNMIRAGYDEMTHINQVMLGWVLDAEEDTRTLLRLTALKRLPALEIQDPKIKETIELMVKNKVAMDPTLGIHEALMLGRNGEIRAGVVDYIDHMPANVQRSFKVALANVADSVEDQEYREAYDKIVSTLKVMKEKDILIVPGTDMGGAFTLHRELELYQQLGYSPAELVKLGSFDMAQYLSHNDRGIIEEGKLADFFLVPGNPIEDIKAIKTISMVSRGGTIYYPTEIYPAFGIEPFTKLPAVK, from the coding sequence ATGAAAACACACTCCATTTTTTATTTTGTATTGATGATCTCGATGATCTCATTCATTTCTTGCACGACCGAAGAACAGAAAAGTAAAGAAACTAATCTTCCAGCAAAAGAAGCTTACAGCGTTCTCATCGGAGGAACAGAAGTAGGTTATTTAAAAGTATCTCGCCACGCAGATAGTCTATTTACGGATTACGATTATAAAGATAATGGTCGAGGCCCAAGCATAAAAGACACCATTATCTTAAATGAAAAGGGTTTTCCAGTAAATTGGACAATTTCAGGCAATACCACTTTTGGAAATACCATTGATGAGCATTTTCAATTTAAAGGCAAAAAAGCTACTTGGACTGATGCCACTGGAAGTAGTGAGGCCAGCGTTAGCGCAGATGCCCTTTATATTGCCGAAGGCGGCAGCCCATATATGGCATTTTTGGGAGCAAGAGTTTTATTAAATGCAAAAGATAGCACCATTAAAGCCTTACCGGCAGGCGAATTAAAAATTACTGCTATGGAAAGCTTTAAAGCAAAAGCGGATAGTATTGAAGTTAGTTTAACAAGTTATGCCATCTCTGGCAGTGACCTCAATCCTACCTATATCATTTTAGACGATCAGCAACTATTCTTCGCTCTTATTAGTCCCCGCTTTATTTTAATCAGGGAGGGATTTGAACAGGAAGAAAAGCGAATGCGCGGTCTGGCGGAGAAATATGGAGCCGAGCGCTTTCAATCTTTACAAGCCCAATTTGCTCATAATTATGACGGTCAAGTAAGAATTAAAAATGTAAGAATTTTTAATCCTAAAACACTTTCATTAAGTGAACCATCCTCTGTGGTAATTTTAGATGATAAAATTCTAAGCATAGAAGCAGCTGATGCTGAGCCTCAGGAAAATGAAACTGTAATTGAAGGGAACGGTGGCACCTTAGTGCCAGGCTTATACGATATGCATTCACATATGGGTGAAAATGCGGCTTTACTTAATGTTTTGGCAGGAGTCACTAGCGTTAGGGATATGGGTAATAACAATGAAGTTTTAGATGAACTCATCAAAAAGATTGAAAGTGGTGTATTAGCGGGTCCACGTATTACCAGATTAGGATTTATTGAAGGGAAAAGTCCTTTTAACAGCAATAATGGGATTTTGGTAACTAGTGAGGAAGAAGCCTTAGCAGCGGTACAAACTTATGCTGATAAAGGTTTTTATGGTATCAAACTCTACAACAGTATGAACGGTGACTGGGCACCTAACATTATCAAAAAAGCACACGAACTAGACTTATTTGTGACAGGACACGTACCTGCCTTTTCTAATGCTAATAACATGATTAGGGCCGGCTATGATGAAATGACCCATATCAACCAAGTAATGCTAGGTTGGGTATTAGATGCAGAAGAAGATACACGAACCTTATTAAGACTTACTGCCTTAAAGCGCCTACCTGCCTTGGAAATCCAAGATCCAAAAATCAAGGAGACAATAGAACTTATGGTGAAAAACAAAGTAGCGATGGATCCTACACTTGGAATTCATGAAGCCTTAATGCTGGGACGAAATGGTGAGATAAGAGCAGGAGTTGTAGACTACATCGATCATATGCCAGCTAATGTACAGAGAAGTTTCAAAGTGGCCTTAGCTAACGTAGCGGACTCAGTAGAAGACCAAGAATACAGAGAAGCTTATGATAAAATTGTTTCAACCTTGAAGGTAATGAAAGAAAAGGACATTCTAATTGTTCCGGGAACAGATATGGGCGGTGCATTTACACTACACCGAGAGTTGGAATTGTATCAGCAGCTTGGTTATAGCCCTGCCGAATTGGTTAAACTTGGTAGTTTTGATATGGCGCAGTATCTGAGTCATAATGATAGAGGAATTATAGAGGAAGGTAAACTGGCTGATTTTTTCTTAGTCCCAGGGAATCCAATTGAAGATATAAAGGCAATTAAAACAATCTCAATGGTTTCACGCGGTGGCACTATATATTATCCTACTGAAATATATCCTGCCTTTGGTATTGAACCTTTTACTAAGTTACCAGCTGTAAAATAG
- a CDS encoding DoxX family protein translates to MPFKNLSLLILRLAGGLMMLTHGYPKFRKLLSGDFSFADPIGLGEEFSLVATVFAEFICSILVALGLYTRLASVPILFTMLIAALVVHSGDPFGKQELGLLYAAIFSITALNGGGNYSLDKIIRKKNI, encoded by the coding sequence ATGCCGTTTAAGAATTTAAGTTTGTTGATACTTCGATTAGCTGGTGGACTCATGATGCTTACTCATGGTTATCCTAAATTCAGAAAATTACTTTCTGGTGATTTTAGTTTTGCAGACCCTATTGGTTTAGGTGAAGAATTTAGTTTAGTTGCCACCGTTTTTGCAGAATTTATTTGTTCAATTTTAGTAGCTTTAGGACTTTACACCCGTTTGGCAAGTGTCCCTATTTTGTTTACAATGCTAATTGCGGCTTTGGTGGTTCATAGTGGTGACCCGTTTGGAAAGCAGGAGCTTGGCTTACTATATGCAGCAATTTTTTCAATTACAGCTTTAAATGGAGGTGGTAATTATAGTTTAGATAAAATCATTAGAAAGAAAAATATATAA
- the trpS gene encoding tryptophan--tRNA ligase, whose protein sequence is MSRILTGIQSSGKPHLGNLLGAIIPAIKLSQDPKNESFFFIADLHSLTTIKDAEVRKDNVNAVAAAWLAFGFDTDKNLFYRQSKVPQVTELNWYMSCYTPFPMLANAHSFKDKSDRLADVNAGLFTYPVLMACDIILYDADIVPVGKDQKQHLEMTRDIASAFNHRYGDVFVLPEARIDEQIMTIPGTDGQKMSKSYGNTIDIFQTDKKLRKNVMQIITDSTPMEEPKNPDKCNVFNIYKLLASDEQIAEMRRNYEGGNYGYGHAKQALFELIVEKYAKERELYNHYMENLDELHKKLEKGEAKASEIASKTLGRVRKVLGY, encoded by the coding sequence ATGTCAAGAATTTTAACTGGTATTCAAAGCTCTGGAAAACCACACTTAGGAAATTTGCTGGGAGCTATTATTCCAGCTATTAAATTATCCCAAGACCCCAAAAATGAAAGCTTCTTTTTTATAGCTGATTTGCATTCATTAACCACCATTAAAGATGCTGAGGTACGGAAGGATAATGTCAATGCAGTAGCGGCTGCTTGGTTGGCTTTTGGCTTTGATACGGATAAAAATTTATTTTACAGACAATCTAAGGTACCTCAGGTAACGGAATTGAACTGGTATATGAGTTGTTATACGCCTTTCCCTATGTTAGCAAATGCTCATTCCTTCAAAGATAAATCTGATCGTTTGGCTGATGTGAATGCTGGCTTATTTACATATCCTGTATTAATGGCTTGTGATATCATTTTATATGATGCTGACATAGTTCCTGTGGGCAAAGATCAGAAGCAGCATTTGGAAATGACTCGTGATATAGCAAGTGCTTTCAATCATCGATATGGAGATGTTTTTGTGCTGCCAGAGGCTAGAATTGATGAGCAAATCATGACAATCCCTGGTACTGATGGACAGAAAATGAGTAAATCCTACGGCAACACTATCGATATTTTCCAGACAGATAAAAAGCTAAGGAAAAATGTGATGCAGATTATCACAGACAGTACACCAATGGAAGAGCCAAAAAATCCTGATAAATGTAATGTATTCAATATCTATAAATTACTGGCTTCAGATGAGCAAATAGCTGAAATGAGAAGAAATTATGAAGGCGGTAATTATGGCTATGGTCATGCTAAACAAGCCCTTTTTGAATTGATAGTGGAAAAGTATGCTAAAGAAAGAGAACTTTATAATCACTATATGGAAAATTTAGATGAGCTTCATAAAAAGTTGGAAAAAGGCGAAGCAAAAGCTTCCGAAATAGCAAGCAAGACATTGGGTAGAGTACGGAAAGTATTGGGATATTAA